A single Anatilimnocola floriformis DNA region contains:
- a CDS encoding O-antigen ligase family protein: MSSPTLTHSQLANFLPADTCRTEASALIGGFPRHFWYAAIALFLGVFFSEHDLWYSTYEDFAHGEASIVSSTGGGNIIRRLTFFWMGGVGLTLLFVANKIEWKIKPLLALTFIAPLAWGWISLLWSTESSLCIRRLTVRTCSALACVGIGRLFTLKQICWLALFILGGSIGIGVLAELGLRRFRPWSGDYRFSGTQHPNPEGMYLAACCFAAVSLAWGEKKYRAILIGIALAAVMLLVLTKSRSATAALVITFGAVLLLQTTLRFKLFAGLSGSWLMGIVVLAVWLLQIDALRELGEAALMGRKEASDTLSGRNFIWPLAQHFIDQRPWFGYGFESFWTADHVQYVADELQFPVMEAHNGYLEVQLSTGRIGLGLHLLAVFAGIAAAARALWQRGDASCGLITSVLIYSLLSACFESTMFGLFFVTLVAWAGVAHLAFGGAEEDASNQPATPKVS, encoded by the coding sequence ATGAGTTCTCCCACGCTAACCCATTCGCAACTCGCAAACTTTCTGCCGGCCGATACTTGCCGAACGGAAGCATCGGCACTGATCGGCGGTTTTCCGCGGCATTTTTGGTATGCGGCGATCGCCCTCTTCCTCGGCGTGTTCTTCAGCGAGCACGACCTGTGGTATTCGACTTACGAAGACTTCGCTCACGGCGAAGCCAGCATCGTATCGAGCACCGGCGGTGGCAACATCATTCGCCGTTTGACATTTTTCTGGATGGGTGGCGTCGGCCTCACGCTTCTGTTCGTTGCGAACAAAATCGAGTGGAAGATCAAGCCGCTCCTCGCACTTACTTTCATAGCGCCGCTCGCTTGGGGCTGGATCAGTTTGCTCTGGTCGACCGAGAGCAGTCTCTGCATCCGCCGTTTGACCGTCCGCACTTGCTCTGCGCTGGCCTGCGTCGGCATCGGCCGTCTGTTCACGCTCAAACAGATTTGCTGGCTGGCCCTGTTTATTCTCGGTGGTTCCATCGGCATCGGCGTGCTCGCCGAACTTGGCCTCCGTCGTTTCCGACCGTGGTCGGGCGATTACCGCTTCAGCGGTACGCAGCATCCAAATCCCGAAGGCATGTATCTCGCCGCCTGTTGCTTCGCCGCGGTCTCGCTGGCTTGGGGCGAAAAGAAATATCGCGCGATTCTCATCGGCATCGCGCTCGCTGCGGTCATGCTGCTCGTGCTGACGAAGTCGCGCAGTGCAACGGCTGCTCTGGTCATTACGTTTGGCGCGGTTCTGCTGTTGCAAACGACCTTGCGGTTCAAACTGTTTGCTGGTTTGAGCGGCAGCTGGCTGATGGGAATTGTGGTGCTCGCGGTCTGGTTGCTCCAGATCGACGCGTTGCGCGAGTTGGGCGAGGCCGCATTGATGGGTCGTAAGGAAGCTTCCGACACGCTCAGCGGACGAAATTTCATTTGGCCACTGGCACAGCACTTCATCGACCAAAGGCCGTGGTTCGGTTATGGCTTTGAATCCTTTTGGACGGCCGATCACGTGCAGTACGTCGCCGACGAGCTACAGTTTCCTGTCATGGAAGCGCACAACGGCTATCTGGAGGTGCAACTCAGCACCGGTCGGATCGGCCTCGGTTTGCATTTGCTGGCCGTGTTTGCCGGCATTGCAGCTGCGGCTCGCGCGTTGTGGCAACGAGGCGACGCCAGCTGCGGATTGATCACTTCGGTGCTCATCTATTCGCTGCTGAGCGCGTGTTTCGAATCGACGATGTTTGGCCTGTTCTTCGTCACGCTGGTGGCGTGGGCAGGCGTCGCGCACCTCGCCTTTGGAGGCGCCGAAGAGGACGCGAGCAACCAACCAGCAACGCCGAAAGTATCCTGA
- a CDS encoding glycosyltransferase, translated as MNVANITIVVCTYNRSSMLRDALRSLYDLRTAGEFSYEILVVDNNSPDDTPAVIEECRRESRATLRGVRETKPGVAAARNRGVREAHGEWIAFFDDDQIADADWLYELRRGVLEKDCRIVGGAVHLLLPEHCERNLDPFCRMLLGESKLADEPIPYNHKLNPGAGNLMVEKSIFDEVGLFNEALRRGEDTDLYRRTRAAGLVAWYLPAAIIHHMTPNERLEDSYVLKLSRNMGELLAIHEWNTRSTIVAAATWVAKAGRAAGIYWPQKLLASVLGRSEAELGARCKLSLSTGHFLQGWSRLTQSLAAFRQPRKAALASRPLA; from the coding sequence ATGAACGTCGCGAACATCACCATCGTCGTCTGCACGTACAATCGCTCGTCGATGTTGCGCGATGCGCTCCGCAGCTTGTATGATCTGCGCACGGCCGGCGAATTCAGCTACGAAATTCTCGTCGTCGACAACAACTCTCCCGACGATACACCGGCGGTGATCGAGGAATGCCGGCGCGAATCGCGCGCCACTTTGCGCGGCGTGCGCGAAACAAAACCGGGCGTCGCCGCTGCTCGCAACCGCGGCGTGCGTGAAGCCCATGGCGAATGGATCGCCTTCTTCGACGACGATCAAATCGCCGATGCCGATTGGCTATATGAACTGCGCCGCGGCGTGCTCGAAAAAGATTGCCGCATCGTCGGTGGGGCAGTACACCTGCTGCTGCCGGAACACTGCGAACGCAATCTCGATCCGTTCTGCCGCATGCTTCTCGGCGAATCGAAATTGGCCGATGAGCCGATTCCGTACAACCACAAACTCAATCCCGGCGCCGGGAACTTGATGGTTGAAAAATCGATCTTCGACGAGGTCGGCCTGTTCAACGAAGCTCTCCGCCGTGGCGAAGACACCGATCTCTATCGCCGCACGCGCGCTGCTGGATTGGTTGCCTGGTATCTGCCGGCCGCGATCATTCATCACATGACGCCGAACGAGCGGTTGGAAGATTCCTATGTGCTGAAGCTCTCGCGCAACATGGGTGAACTGCTGGCCATTCATGAATGGAACACCCGCAGCACCATCGTCGCCGCAGCGACCTGGGTCGCCAAGGCAGGCCGTGCAGCCGGCATCTATTGGCCGCAGAAATTGCTGGCTAGTGTGCTGGGCCGCAGCGAAGCCGAACTCGGCGCGCGCTGCAAGCTGTCGCTCTCCACCGGACATTTCCTGCAAGGCTGGTCGCGGCTCACGCAATCGCTGGCGGCATTTCGTCAGCCTCGCAAAGCAGCGCTCGCCAGTCGTCCTCTCGCCTAG
- a CDS encoding BBP7 family outer membrane beta-barrel protein has product MFANLSKLTSACTLLALVAFAVPANAQQQRVAVRSNPNIQRPMPVAARSISQPPTAMARVVRQETLPPGDPALRTPPAAILQGDGAAAPANISPSLNNPSAGPPVMYDDGMMFDEGYGGGFDGGMYPNMWARPMMPMLGGMSLSIRGEVLYWWTSAMNTPVLATSSPANVAVGEAGVLGEPGTNALLGTQLNDNARAGGRFFGNMWFDPMQNWGLEASYTFLPGDDTNFSVNSNQLPVIARPFFNAETGLNDAELVAYPGLLTGNLSINAESFFSTGDLAVRWNVGRDNNRRVDLMAGYRFAYLRDKINIREKLTSISQQSGVVPGTTIVVHDDFDAANYFNGVEIGIAGQRDTFLGLADFWLKTSLGNTRTKSNISGSTTTTANGQTATTNDGFLALPTNEGQRKLDEFSTLIELGGKINRDFGPWRASVGYSVLLWSSVGRGGDLIDLNVNTSQLPPGPLTGAGVPKFHDRQTSFWAQGVTFGLERAF; this is encoded by the coding sequence ATGTTTGCGAACCTCAGCAAGCTCACGTCGGCCTGCACTCTTCTCGCGCTCGTCGCTTTCGCGGTCCCTGCGAATGCTCAGCAGCAGCGCGTGGCCGTCCGCAGCAATCCGAACATTCAGCGGCCCATGCCCGTGGCAGCCCGTTCGATCAGTCAGCCACCGACGGCCATGGCCCGCGTGGTGCGACAAGAAACACTTCCTCCTGGCGATCCCGCGCTGCGAACGCCGCCCGCCGCCATTCTGCAAGGCGATGGCGCAGCGGCACCCGCGAACATCAGCCCGTCGCTCAATAATCCGTCGGCCGGTCCGCCTGTGATGTACGACGACGGCATGATGTTCGACGAAGGGTACGGCGGCGGTTTCGATGGCGGCATGTATCCAAACATGTGGGCCCGGCCGATGATGCCGATGCTCGGTGGCATGAGCCTGTCGATCCGTGGCGAAGTTCTTTATTGGTGGACCAGCGCCATGAATACGCCGGTTCTTGCCACTTCATCGCCGGCCAATGTGGCCGTGGGTGAAGCCGGTGTGCTCGGCGAGCCTGGCACCAACGCGCTCCTCGGCACGCAGTTGAATGACAACGCTCGCGCCGGTGGTCGGTTCTTTGGCAACATGTGGTTCGATCCGATGCAGAACTGGGGCTTGGAAGCGAGCTACACCTTTCTGCCCGGCGACGACACAAATTTCTCGGTCAATAGCAATCAGCTGCCGGTTATCGCCCGGCCCTTCTTCAATGCCGAGACCGGCTTGAACGACGCTGAACTCGTAGCTTATCCGGGATTGCTCACTGGCAACCTGTCGATCAATGCCGAATCGTTCTTCAGCACCGGCGATCTCGCGGTGCGATGGAACGTGGGCCGCGACAACAATCGGCGCGTCGATCTGATGGCCGGTTATCGCTTCGCTTACCTGCGCGACAAAATCAACATTCGCGAGAAGCTCACCTCGATCAGCCAGCAGAGTGGAGTTGTTCCGGGAACGACCATCGTCGTGCATGACGACTTCGACGCCGCGAATTATTTCAACGGCGTGGAGATCGGCATCGCCGGTCAACGCGATACGTTCCTCGGCCTGGCAGATTTTTGGCTGAAGACTTCGCTCGGCAACACGCGGACGAAATCGAACATCAGCGGCAGCACGACCACCACGGCCAACGGCCAGACGGCCACGACGAATGACGGCTTCCTCGCGTTGCCGACGAACGAAGGACAACGGAAGCTCGACGAGTTCTCGACGCTTATCGAACTCGGCGGCAAGATCAACCGCGACTTTGGTCCCTGGCGAGCCTCGGTCGGCTACAGCGTGTTGCTGTGGAGTTCGGTTGGCCGCGGCGGCGACTTGATCGACCTCAACGTCAACACCTCGCAACTGCCGCCTGGCCCGCTGACCGGCGCCGGCGTGCCGAAGTTCCACGACCGCCAAACGAGCTTCTGGGCTCAAGGCGTGACGTTTGGCTTGGAACGAGCGTTCTAA
- a CDS encoding GNAT family N-acetyltransferase → MTTSTRVRALPAKQLTAELAQRWRDLQRGNPALQSPYFTPEFTQTVAAVRDDVEVAVVEEHDVPQAFLPFQRGSMGAAQPVAGRLSDFHNWIASPDFQMDPQQLLKQCGLRSWRFDHLLAASDCFQPYIFKCSPSPYLDLSQGFAHYEADRRAANSELATTKRKVGKLAREVGPLRLDWDCKDETALRTLQQWKGEQYIRTGNVDLFSFDWIRKLFDNLLQQTSPELNGKLTCLYAGDRLVAGHLGMASRNVLHWWFPAYDREMGRYSPGLALLYTMAQQANQFGINRIELGKGDEEYKFRISTGVDQVAEGCVDVVRTRLMLRRGWRAAREWVRNSPLRAGARIPYRLLKRVRDWFKFQ, encoded by the coding sequence ATGACGACTTCGACACGCGTGCGCGCGTTACCAGCCAAGCAACTCACCGCTGAGCTCGCGCAGCGCTGGCGAGATTTGCAGCGAGGCAATCCTGCGCTGCAAAGCCCCTATTTCACGCCGGAATTCACCCAAACCGTCGCCGCCGTGCGCGATGATGTCGAAGTCGCCGTCGTCGAAGAGCACGACGTGCCGCAGGCATTCTTGCCGTTTCAACGTGGTTCGATGGGAGCAGCACAGCCCGTCGCCGGACGCTTGTCCGATTTTCACAACTGGATTGCTTCGCCTGATTTTCAGATGGATCCGCAGCAATTGCTGAAGCAGTGCGGACTTCGTTCCTGGCGGTTCGATCACTTGCTCGCGGCCAGCGACTGTTTTCAGCCGTACATCTTCAAGTGCTCGCCGTCGCCGTATCTCGATCTGTCGCAGGGCTTCGCGCATTACGAAGCCGATCGTCGCGCGGCAAATTCCGAACTCGCCACCACCAAACGCAAGGTCGGCAAGTTGGCCCGCGAAGTGGGACCACTGCGACTCGATTGGGACTGCAAAGACGAGACAGCCTTGCGAACGCTCCAGCAATGGAAGGGCGAGCAGTACATTCGCACCGGCAACGTCGATCTGTTTTCTTTCGATTGGATCCGCAAGCTGTTCGACAACTTGCTTCAGCAGACTTCGCCCGAGCTAAACGGCAAGCTGACTTGTCTCTATGCCGGCGATCGCCTGGTGGCCGGTCACCTGGGCATGGCATCTCGCAACGTGCTCCACTGGTGGTTCCCGGCGTACGACCGCGAGATGGGCCGTTATTCACCGGGCCTCGCGCTACTGTACACGATGGCCCAGCAAGCCAATCAATTCGGCATCAACCGAATCGAACTCGGCAAAGGCGACGAAGAATACAAATTTCGCATCTCCACCGGCGTCGATCAGGTCGCTGAAGGATGCGTCGATGTGGTGCGCACGCGCTTGATGCTCCGCCGCGGTTGGCGTGCTGCCCGCGAGTGGGTTCGCAATTCGCCGCTCCGCGCCGGAGCTCGCATTCCTTATCGCCTGCTAAAGCGGGTGCGCGATTGGTTCAAGTTTCAGTAG
- a CDS encoding lipopolysaccharide biosynthesis protein yields the protein MSPTNIPTATTHASTGLVARIFSLGKKLATSRLLHSSGLSIIDQALVSGTSFVTSVILGRCTGREDLGLYYLALSIVLFVRGLQEQLVSAPYMIYCGRQVKSEQSRYAASALLHQCLLSIVAVIGLAVVAWLGWGPAGIRSSLLLLLCAAPLLWMREFVRQMSFAHLDVRAAIVTDFTITLTQLGSLAYLAWLGELNVLSTLGVMGICCGLASVAWLASGRQKFNLQWSAAWNDWCRNWTFSRWALASHVLACSSPYILPWVVAATHGERETGTLGACATLVGLSNMLLIGLANYLSPKAARAYAEHGIGELKRVLWQTATMFVVGLGSISVFAFLAGHHVAAAVYGPEFIETRWIIGILSLAVLANSLGVTAGNGLWALERPSASFFADMCSMFVVIIATATLVPTFGPIGAALAQFTGTASDAVIRGFTLRRTLAEFTPKPISGSNA from the coding sequence ATGAGCCCGACGAATATTCCAACCGCGACCACTCATGCCTCCACAGGACTTGTTGCGCGCATTTTCTCCTTGGGAAAAAAGCTCGCCACCAGTCGCTTATTGCACAGCAGCGGCCTGTCGATCATCGACCAAGCCCTCGTTAGCGGAACGAGTTTCGTCACCAGCGTCATCCTCGGCCGTTGCACGGGTCGCGAAGATCTCGGGCTCTACTATCTCGCGCTGAGTATCGTGCTGTTCGTTCGCGGATTGCAGGAACAACTCGTTTCTGCTCCTTACATGATCTACTGCGGTCGGCAGGTGAAGAGCGAACAATCTCGCTACGCAGCCAGCGCGCTGCTGCATCAATGCCTGCTATCGATCGTCGCCGTCATTGGTTTGGCCGTGGTTGCCTGGCTTGGCTGGGGACCGGCTGGAATTCGTAGTTCGCTACTGTTGCTCTTGTGTGCGGCGCCATTGCTATGGATGCGGGAATTCGTGCGGCAAATGTCGTTTGCTCATCTGGATGTACGGGCCGCGATTGTCACTGACTTCACCATCACGCTGACGCAGCTCGGTTCGCTCGCTTACCTCGCCTGGCTCGGTGAACTGAACGTGCTCTCGACGCTCGGCGTCATGGGCATTTGCTGCGGTCTGGCCAGTGTGGCGTGGCTCGCGAGCGGCCGGCAGAAATTCAACTTGCAATGGTCCGCGGCCTGGAATGACTGGTGCCGCAACTGGACTTTCAGCCGTTGGGCGCTCGCCAGCCATGTGCTCGCTTGTTCGTCGCCTTACATTCTGCCGTGGGTCGTGGCTGCCACGCATGGTGAACGCGAAACCGGCACACTCGGCGCTTGCGCGACACTCGTTGGTCTGTCGAACATGCTCCTCATCGGTCTGGCTAATTACTTAAGCCCCAAGGCTGCGCGGGCCTATGCCGAACATGGTATCGGCGAACTAAAACGAGTTCTCTGGCAAACGGCGACGATGTTCGTTGTCGGCCTTGGCTCGATTTCGGTTTTCGCCTTTCTCGCCGGTCATCATGTGGCCGCCGCGGTGTACGGGCCTGAGTTCATCGAAACTCGCTGGATCATCGGCATCTTGTCTCTCGCCGTTCTCGCCAACAGTCTCGGAGTAACGGCTGGCAATGGCTTGTGGGCTCTCGAACGGCCGAGCGCTAGCTTCTTTGCTGACATGTGTTCGATGTTCGTCGTGATCATTGCCACCGCCACATTGGTGCCAACTTTTGGGCCGATCGGCGCTGCGCTCGCTCAATTCACGGGCACCGCCAGCGATGCCGTCATTCGCGGCTTCACGTTGCGGCGGACTTTGGCGGAATTCACACCGAAACCGATCAGCGGGAGCAACGCATGA
- a CDS encoding polysaccharide deacetylase family protein: MSANDSFRSFNPAPIVPVERKPARKADFKEQAARGVAVALNEIWGPYNRTAFGILMYHRVIDPIPGQPQPTWNVSPAQFEEQLSGLLKRGFDPWPLQRVLEHHEKGWTIPRRVFVVTFDDGYQNNFTRALPILQKLRVPATIFLATRYLDSNEPFPSDDWLASGTAGVSPEAWQPLTTDECHQLLQSGLIELGAHTHSHDDYRGKPDYLRTDLQQCCAVLRDKFNIERPTFAFPYGTKRNGFAGADLVEAARHSDLRCSLTTEAELVTTTTDPFDWGRLVAEDIDTSTTLAAKLGGWISIAKKLKHFLMRQKR, translated from the coding sequence ATGTCTGCCAACGACAGTTTTCGATCGTTCAATCCCGCGCCCATCGTGCCGGTGGAGCGAAAGCCCGCGCGCAAGGCGGACTTCAAAGAGCAAGCAGCCCGCGGGGTGGCCGTGGCGCTCAATGAAATCTGGGGGCCGTACAACCGCACTGCCTTTGGCATCTTGATGTATCACCGCGTGATCGATCCCATCCCTGGTCAGCCGCAGCCGACGTGGAACGTCTCGCCCGCGCAATTCGAAGAGCAACTCAGCGGCTTGCTGAAGCGCGGCTTCGATCCTTGGCCATTGCAGCGCGTGCTCGAGCATCACGAAAAAGGCTGGACCATTCCGCGCCGCGTCTTTGTCGTCACCTTCGACGACGGCTATCAGAACAACTTCACTCGCGCGCTGCCCATCCTGCAAAAACTTCGCGTGCCGGCGACGATTTTTCTCGCCACGCGTTATCTCGATTCAAACGAACCGTTTCCCAGCGACGATTGGTTGGCTTCCGGCACTGCAGGTGTTTCGCCCGAAGCCTGGCAACCGCTAACGACCGACGAATGCCATCAGCTGCTGCAGTCGGGCTTGATCGAGCTCGGCGCGCATACGCATTCGCACGACGACTATCGCGGCAAACCAGACTATCTGCGGACCGATTTGCAGCAGTGCTGTGCGGTCTTACGAGACAAGTTCAATATCGAGCGGCCGACGTTTGCGTTTCCCTATGGAACCAAACGCAACGGGTTTGCCGGCGCCGATCTCGTGGAAGCTGCTCGCCATTCCGATTTGCGTTGCAGCCTGACGACCGAAGCCGAACTGGTGACGACGACGACTGATCCCTTTGATTGGGGTCGTCTCGTCGCAGAAGACATCGATACGTCGACGACGCTCGCCGCGAAACTTGGCGGCTGGATCAGTATCGCGAAGAAACTCAAACACTTCCTGATGAGACAAAAACGTTAG
- a CDS encoding glycosyltransferase family 2 protein — MFILNLLLISTAVVIAIPAAMFCGEVLLAVVWGERKQKSPEQTTSLSYAVLIPAHNEQAVIQKTLQILLPTISAGNRVIVVADNCSDNTAEIAQRCGATAIERTDTSRRGKGFALDFGISYLADNPPDVVVFLDADCRVDEQTASTLAATAHQSGCPVQGLNLCDPDPRGGVLQMISGLAFRFKNLVRPLGLTRLVGMTHLTGTGMALPWALVNRAQVASSNVVEDMQLGIDLALSGYRTKFIPAAHVNSPLPQQRSAATTQRTRWEHGHLRTLLTQVPKLALRAFATRRPFLLILALDLAIPPLSLLVMGNVAFCLLALIAWLCGSSAVPAIIAGSALLSIAGCVLLGWAAYCRQQIPLRALLLAPLYALWKVPLYVAFLWKRQQQWVRTARDAS, encoded by the coding sequence ATGTTCATCCTCAATCTGCTCCTGATCAGCACGGCCGTCGTGATCGCGATTCCCGCGGCGATGTTCTGCGGCGAAGTGCTGCTGGCCGTGGTCTGGGGAGAGCGAAAGCAGAAGTCGCCCGAGCAAACCACATCGCTGTCGTACGCAGTGCTGATTCCAGCGCACAACGAGCAAGCGGTGATCCAAAAAACGCTGCAGATTTTGCTGCCGACGATTTCGGCAGGTAACCGCGTGATCGTTGTCGCCGACAATTGCTCAGACAACACAGCTGAGATTGCGCAGCGGTGCGGCGCTACTGCCATCGAGAGAACCGACACTTCGCGCCGCGGCAAAGGTTTCGCGCTCGACTTCGGCATCAGCTACCTTGCTGATAATCCGCCGGATGTAGTGGTGTTTCTCGACGCTGATTGCCGGGTCGATGAGCAAACTGCGTCGACCCTGGCAGCGACGGCTCATCAATCGGGTTGTCCGGTGCAAGGCTTAAACCTGTGCGATCCCGATCCGCGCGGCGGCGTGCTGCAGATGATTTCCGGCCTAGCGTTTCGTTTCAAAAATCTAGTGCGTCCACTGGGACTCACACGCCTGGTCGGCATGACACATCTCACCGGCACGGGCATGGCATTGCCGTGGGCTCTCGTGAACCGGGCGCAGGTCGCCAGCAGCAACGTCGTCGAAGACATGCAGCTCGGCATCGATCTGGCCTTGAGCGGCTATCGCACAAAGTTCATTCCAGCAGCTCACGTCAACAGTCCGCTGCCACAACAACGCTCGGCGGCAACGACGCAGCGGACTCGCTGGGAGCATGGCCATCTCCGCACGCTGCTCACGCAAGTGCCAAAGCTCGCTCTACGCGCGTTCGCCACTCGACGACCGTTTCTGCTGATCCTCGCGCTCGACCTCGCCATTCCGCCGCTGTCGCTACTGGTGATGGGGAACGTGGCGTTCTGTTTACTCGCGCTCATCGCATGGCTATGCGGCAGCAGTGCAGTTCCTGCCATCATCGCTGGCAGCGCCCTGCTGTCGATCGCTGGCTGCGTGTTGCTTGGCTGGGCTGCTTATTGCCGCCAGCAGATTCCGCTGCGAGCGTTGCTCCTCGCGCCGCTGTATGCTCTGTGGAAAGTGCCGCTGTACGTAGCGTTTCTGTGGAAGCGACAACAGCAATGGGTTCGCACCGCGCGAGATGCGTCGTAG
- a CDS encoding WD40/YVTN/BNR-like repeat-containing protein: MKLRAHHQFLFGLLLTLFTATGSLAAEPLTPGVWKNITPPAAQTSFADHIFCQGMTVDPQNPRTIYVCICAYDAAKGGLFKSNDSGGTWQKCGDLDEPLHVAVNPRDSKHLYCVDGVRGKTLGFWTSRDGGDTWTMPEGFKKATEKPVGTRDLYSIAVDPTDFKHLLVSFHSPWAGKNCGVLESNDGGESWVAHDPPSTLKGGYGMAIFFLFDPAKKIGDRDTWLFTAQEGGFFKTTDGGKSWSNVYKFSMTHGGNQLYRAADGTLYSGGYQYPARSTDNGSSWEQIKTGLPYSWYMGIIGDGERIYTASTSKNQPFFVSSEKDGLKWQALNEQKFSAVPFTMGFDPINKILYSASWEEGLLALKLKD, translated from the coding sequence ATGAAACTTCGCGCGCACCACCAGTTTCTTTTCGGTTTGCTCCTCACACTCTTCACCGCTACCGGTTCGCTGGCCGCGGAGCCTTTGACGCCGGGCGTGTGGAAGAACATCACGCCGCCGGCAGCGCAAACAAGTTTTGCAGATCATATTTTCTGCCAGGGGATGACGGTCGACCCACAAAATCCGCGTACGATTTACGTCTGCATTTGCGCGTATGATGCGGCCAAGGGAGGCCTCTTCAAGTCGAACGATTCGGGCGGCACTTGGCAGAAATGTGGTGATCTCGATGAGCCGTTGCACGTCGCGGTGAATCCTCGCGATTCCAAACACTTGTATTGCGTCGATGGTGTACGCGGCAAGACGTTGGGCTTTTGGACGTCGCGCGATGGCGGCGACACTTGGACGATGCCCGAGGGATTTAAGAAAGCGACTGAGAAGCCTGTCGGCACGCGCGATTTGTATTCGATCGCCGTTGACCCGACCGATTTCAAACACCTCTTGGTCAGCTTTCATTCTCCTTGGGCCGGGAAGAATTGCGGCGTGCTTGAGAGCAATGATGGCGGCGAATCATGGGTCGCCCACGACCCGCCGTCGACACTCAAGGGTGGCTATGGCATGGCCATTTTCTTTTTGTTCGATCCCGCTAAGAAGATCGGCGACCGCGACACTTGGCTCTTCACCGCGCAGGAAGGAGGCTTCTTTAAGACGACCGATGGCGGCAAGAGTTGGAGCAACGTCTACAAGTTTTCGATGACCCACGGCGGCAATCAACTGTATCGCGCAGCCGATGGCACGCTCTACAGCGGCGGCTATCAATATCCAGCCCGCAGCACTGACAACGGCAGCAGTTGGGAACAAATCAAGACTGGCCTGCCATACAGTTGGTATATGGGCATCATCGGTGACGGCGAGCGGATCTACACCGCCAGCACTAGCAAGAATCAACCGTTCTTTGTGTCATCCGAAAAAGATGGTTTGAAATGGCAAGCATTAAATGAGCAGAAATTTTCAGCCGTGCCTTTTACGATGGGTTTTGATCCCATCAACAAGATCTTGTACTCAGCGAGTTGGGAAGAAGGGCTATTGGCGCTGAAGTTGAAAGACTAG
- a CDS encoding GNAT family N-acetyltransferase: MTVENPAEAKIAAVDVKVLRPAQLTTTDWALWNTWQQENPALSSPYFRPEFTQAVSRVREDVEIAVLQRAGQTTGFLPFQRGQLNIGKPVGGKLCDFHGCIGPADLQFDPRQVLAGARLATWDFEHVPAAQTSFAPFAGKRDQAPGLELKNGYAGWCEQRREQGSQVVSKTMQKVRKLAREQGELSLELQSTSAEVFETLLAWKSAQYQLTGLADVFSFPWTRSLIEQLQAPTGGEFGGWMSVLRAGQKIVAICYSIRSRHVMHAWFTAYDRELSAYSPGLVMFLQMTEAWPQVGITRFELGKGDERFKWNLATDSQELMEGSVSRPTMATWLRSGWRTTRAWLDKSPVSGKLLQPIRQWLAYK; this comes from the coding sequence ATGACTGTTGAAAATCCTGCCGAAGCGAAGATCGCTGCTGTCGATGTGAAAGTGCTGCGTCCTGCGCAACTGACCACGACGGATTGGGCGTTGTGGAATACTTGGCAACAGGAAAACCCAGCGCTCTCGAGCCCGTACTTTCGACCCGAGTTCACGCAGGCTGTCAGCCGCGTGCGAGAAGACGTCGAAATCGCCGTGCTGCAGCGCGCCGGCCAGACAACGGGATTTTTGCCGTTCCAGCGCGGTCAGCTGAACATCGGCAAACCAGTCGGCGGCAAGTTGTGCGACTTCCACGGTTGCATTGGACCGGCGGATCTTCAATTCGATCCTCGCCAAGTGCTAGCCGGCGCTCGCCTCGCAACGTGGGACTTCGAACACGTGCCGGCCGCACAAACCAGCTTTGCTCCGTTTGCTGGCAAGCGCGATCAAGCTCCAGGCCTTGAGCTAAAGAATGGCTATGCCGGTTGGTGCGAGCAACGTCGCGAACAAGGTTCGCAAGTCGTCAGCAAAACGATGCAAAAAGTTCGCAAACTGGCCCGCGAACAGGGTGAACTGTCGCTGGAACTACAAAGCACTTCGGCCGAAGTGTTCGAAACATTGCTCGCTTGGAAATCGGCTCAATATCAGCTCACCGGCCTGGCCGATGTGTTCTCGTTTCCTTGGACTCGCTCGCTGATCGAACAGCTGCAAGCTCCGACTGGTGGCGAGTTCGGCGGCTGGATGTCGGTGCTGCGAGCAGGACAAAAGATCGTTGCCATTTGCTATTCGATTCGTAGCCGGCATGTGATGCACGCCTGGTTCACCGCCTACGATCGCGAGCTGTCCGCCTATTCGCCGGGCCTCGTGATGTTTTTGCAGATGACCGAAGCCTGGCCGCAGGTCGGCATCACGCGGTTCGAACTCGGCAAGGGAGACGAACGCTTCAAGTGGAACCTGGCTACCGACAGCCAAGAGCTAATGGAAGGAAGCGTCTCGCGACCGACGATGGCCACCTGGCTGCGTAGCGGTTGGCGGACGACGCGGGCCTGGCTCGACAAGTCGCCAGTCTCGGGCAAGTTGCTGCAACCGATCCGGCAGTGGCTGGCCTACAAGTAA